From Aedes albopictus strain Foshan chromosome 1, AalbF5, whole genome shotgun sequence, one genomic window encodes:
- the LOC134292021 gene encoding uncharacterized protein LOC134292021 — protein MTKKKMLQLEQKRTNILAALDRCEEFSQNCDAEKDHYEITLRIESMDKLWSSFEDVQSDIECHDESIQGEPQHMATREKFESKFFRVKGVLLSKIPDTPNPHSTHQQSQPNSSHLAAVKLPTINLPEFSGDYNQWLTFHDTFIALIHSSTELSTVQKFHYLRAAVKGEAAQLIESLTISSMNYAVAWQVLVDRYSNTYLLKKRHLQTMLDHPKMKRESANGLHGLIDAFEKHTKILKQLQEPVDGWSTILAHLLCARLDDVTLKLWEDHASTLTEPNYTALIEFLQRRTRVLESLSVNSSQAAQSTSSQPLPSKRFGPAKVYTHAASDERIFKCVACSLNHRLVECIEFPKMPLEKRLDLVNSNRLCSNCFRTDHFVKNYQSIFRCKTCRGKHHTMIHPGFPNSNSVSNVATSRGSEDSENGSPSTIVNTVAVGCSTFLMTAVVKVVDRHGNELFARAMLDSGSMSNLMTERLAQLLRVKGQKVKIDVHGVGTGVVKCSQTVSVEVRSRLTDFAMTMEFLVLNKVTAKQPVESISTHSWTIPENVSLADPKFNVRGEVDLILGVQHFFSLFGQTPPIHLGPNLPLVVETVFGWVIAGSASLQPHSRITISNCVTAEPLGRLIERFWEVEELVDRKQLSIEEEDCEELYNTTTTRDEEGRYVVRMPKKPMIDQMLGESKSSALHRFNLLEKRLERNEELRTAYHKFLREYLDLQHMELVPDSEQQSKRSFYLPHHPVLKASSTTTKLRVVFDGSAKTSTGCSLNEALLVGPVVQDELLHIVIRFRKYAVAMVGDIEKMYRQVTVHPEDRSLQQILWRFDTSEPIRTYQLRTVTYGLAPSSYLATKTLLRLAEDEGQYYPKAAPLVPKCYYVDDFIGGDDTVEGAITLRNEMGDLMAKGGLPLRKWTSNRLEVLQGLPQDQIGT, from the coding sequence ATGACCAAAAAGAAGATGCTACAACTCGAGCAGAAGCGCACCAACATCCTAGCGGCGCTGGATCGGtgcgaggaattctcccagaactgcGATGCTGAAAAGGACCACTATGAAATCACCCTTCGGATCGAAAGCATGGACAAATTATGGAGCTCGTTCGAGGATGTGCAATCTGACATCGAATGCCACGATGAATCCATCCAGGGGGAACCTCAACATATGGCTACGCGCGAGAAATTTGAATCGAAGTTTTTCCGTGTAAAGGGCGTGCTGCTGTCGAAAATACCGGATACGCCGAACCCACATAGCACGCATCAGCAATCTCAACCGAATTCATCGCATCTAGCTGCAGTCAAATTACCGACCATCAACCTTCCTGAATTCAGCGGGGACTACAACCAGTGGTTAACGTTCCATGATACATTCATCGCCTTAATCCACTCTTCCACCGAACTTTCGACCGTGCAAAAATTCCACTATTTGCGGGCGGCGGTAAAAGGCGAGGCGGCTCAACTGATCGAATCGCTCACCATCAGCTCCATGAATTATGCTGTGGCATGGCAGGTTTTGGTCGACCGGTATTCGAACACCTATTTGCTGAAAAAACGCCACCTTCAGACGATGTTGGATCACCCTAAAATGAAACGAGAGTCAGCTAATGGATTACATGGTCTCATCGATGCTTTCGAGAAGCACACGAAGATCTTGAAGCAGTTACAGGAACCTGTCGACGGTTGGAGTACAATCTTAGCACATCTGCTATGCGCTCGCCTGGATGACGTCACACTGAAGTTGTGGGAGGATCATGCTTCTACATTGACGGAGCCGAACTACACTGCCCTCATCGAATTCCTGCAACGGCGGACACGTGTGCTCGAATCCCTTTCGGTTAACTCTTCCCAAGCAGCGCAATCAACTTCGTCACAACCCCTGCCCTCAAAGCGTTTCGGCCCTGCGAAGGTGTATACTCATGCTGCTTCCGATGAGCGAATCTTCAAATGCGTAGCGTGCTCGCTGAATCACCGTTTGGTGGAATGCATCGAATTTCCCAAGATGCCACTGGAGAAACGGCTGGACCTGGTGAACTCGAATCGGCTGTGCAGCAATTGCTTCAGGACGGACCACTTCGTGAAGAACTACCAATCGATATTCCGTTGCAAAACCTGTAGAGGAAAGCACCACACGatgattcatccagggtttcccaACTCGAATTCAGTTTCGAACGTAGCGACGTCAAGAGGATCGGAAGACAGCGAGAACGGGTCACCCTCAACAATAGTCAACACAGTAGCGGTCGGTTGCAGTACGTTCTTGATGACAGCGGTTGTAAAGGTCGTCGACCGCCACGGGAATGAACTGTTTGCTCGTGCAATGCTAGATTCTGGATCCATGTCAAACCTAATGACGGAAAGGCTCGCTCAACTGCTGCGCGTGAAGGGACAGAAGGTGAAAATCGACGTACATGGTGTAGGCACAGGCGTGGTAAAATGCTCCCAAACCGTATCCGTGGAGGTGCGGTCTCGATTGACAGACTTCGCCATGACTATGGAATTCTTGGTACTGAACAAGGTCACTGCCAAGCAACCCGTCGAAAGTATCTCCACGCATTCATGGACCATCCCTGAGAATGTATCATTGGCGGATCCGAAGTTCAACGTACGAGGCGAAGTGGACCTAATTCTCGGAGTGCAACACTTTTTCTCGTTATTTGGCCAAACCCCTCCGATTCATCTGGGACCCAACCTTCCTTTGGTCGTCGAAACCGTATTTGGATGGGTCATCGCCGGAAGCGCTTCACTACAACCACACTCTCGGATCACCATCTCTAACTGTGTCACAGCTGAACCATTGGGTCGTTTGATAGAACGTTTCTGGGAAGTTGAGGAACTGGTCGACCGGAAACAACTATCTATCGAAGAGGAGGACTGCGAGGAGCTCTACAACACAACAACGACGCGAGATGAAGAAGGGCGATACGTCGTCAGAATGCCGAAGAAACCGATGATCGATCAAATGTTGGGAGAATCCAAGTCATCGGCCCTGCATCGTTTCAACCTACTGGAAAAAAGGCTTGAAAGGAACGAGGAACTTCGAACGGCATATCACAAATTCCTGCGAGAGTACCTTGATTTGCAGCATATGGAGTTGGTTCCTGATTCCGAGCAGCAATCCAAACGAAGTTTCTACTTGCCCCATCACCCTGTCCTGAAGGCTTCCAGCACAACTACAAAATTGAGGGTTGTCTTCGACGGATCGGCGAAAACTAGTACCGGATGCTCCCTAAATGAGGCACTGCTTGTGGGCCCTGTCGTACAGGATGAACTACTGCACATTGTGATTCGTTTCCGGAAGTATGCTGTAGCTATGGTCGGAGACATTGAAAAGATGTACCGTCAGGTGACGGTCCACCCTGAGGACAGATCTCTTCAacaaatcttgtggagattcgacACATCCGAACCTATTCGTACCTACCAACTTCGTACCGTTACCTACGGACTGGCTCCATCATCGTACCTAGCAACCAAAACACTCCTGAGACTCGCCGAGGACGAAGGACAATATTACCCGAAGGCAGCACCACTGGTTCCGAAATGCTACTACGTCGATGACTTCATTGGGGGAGACGACACTGTGGAAGGAGCCATCACTTTGCGAAATGAGATGGGTGATCTGATGGCCAAAGGCGGCCTTCCCTTACGAAAATGGACATCGAATCGTCTGGAAGTACTCCAAGGACTTCCCCAAGATCAAATCGGAACATAA
- the LOC134292022 gene encoding uncharacterized protein LOC134292022 has product MGRRSTQGSPRIVAGISSSNQRTGKVDRFIFLPNAVSVQLHCFADASKVAYGCCIYARSVDEHGTVKVQLVSAKSRVAPLKRLSIPRLELCAAQLAARLYTKVTQALELEFDAVLFWSDSTVVLDWLRAPSYHWKTFVANRVSEIQTTTHDAPWEHVPGTQNPADLVSRGMHVSDFLESSLWHHGPEWLGTSEENWPQQKELEPAPEDQMERETVAAVAACTVKINPIFSRYSHFTKLIRVTAWISRFRRNCQSRHLGQHLHLDTTLSVEELEGAKHQLVRLVQSETYQQKIKDLSTGKLVSPKSTIRNLLPFCDEIGILRVGGRLRHSNEPYETKHPILLPGNHPFTKLLARHYHHKLLHGGPRLMLAVIRENYWPVNGKRLLRGITRSCYECTRTNPVPVRQPMGQLPASRV; this is encoded by the coding sequence ATGGGACGACGAAGTACCCAAGGATCTCCAAGAATTGTGGCAGGAATTTCGTCCTCAAATCAACGAACTGGCAAGGTCGATCGTTTCATCTTTCTACCAAATGCAGTATCGGTGCAGTTGCACTGCTTCGCAGACGCCTCCAAGGTAGCATATGGCTGTTGCATCTACGCACGCTCGGTAGATGAACATGGTACGGTGAAGGTTCAACTGGTTTCGGCGAAATCCCGGGTCGCTCCCTTGAAACGACTCAGCATCCCCCGACTGGAACTGTGCGCCGCACAACTTGCCGCTCGTTTGTACACCAAGGTCACTCAAGCACTGGAATTGGAATTTGACGCCGTACTTTTTTGGTCGGACTCAACCGTAGTCCTAGATTGGTTACGGGCCCCATCATACCACTGGAAAACCTTTGTGGCCAATAGAGTAAGCGAAATCCAAACTACAACCCACGATGCCCCATGGGAACACGTCCCAGGAACCCAAAACCCGGCGGACCTGGTCTCAAGAGGAATGCACGTCAGCGACTTCCTGGAAAGCAGTCTATGGCATCACGGTCCGGAATGGTTAGGTACATCGGAGGAGAATTGGCCACAACAGAAGGAATTGGAACCTGCACCGGAGGATCAAATGGAGAGGGAAACGGTGGCGGCTGTGGCAGCCTGCACGGTCAAAATCAACCCTATTTTCTCTCGCTACTCGCATTTCACCAAACTCATCCGAGTGACCGCTTGGATATCCCGATTCCGACGCAATTGCCAATCGCGTCATCTTGGTCAACACCTGCATTTGGACACAACCCTGTCTGTGGAAGAATTGGAAGGCGCAAAACACCAACTCGTCCGACTCGTTCAATCCGAAACCTATCAACAGAAAATTAAGGACCTCTCCACTGGCAAACTCGTTTCTCCCAAGTCAACCATCCGCAACCTGCTCCCGTTCTGTGATGAGATAGGCATACTTCGAGTTGGAGGCCGTCTACGACACTCCAACGAACCGTACGAGACGAAACACCCAATCCTTCTACCAGGAAACCATCCGTTCACCAAACTGCTGGCTCGACACTATCACCATAAGCTCCTACACGGTGGACCACGACTAATGCTGGCTGTAATCCGGGAAAATTACTGGCCGGTCAATGGAAAACGTCTGCTGCGAGGAATCACCAGAAGCTGCTACGAATGCACACGAACGAATCCGGTTCCAGTACGACAACCTATGGGTCAACTTCCAGCCTCACGGGTATAA